The following are encoded together in the Sphaerodactylus townsendi isolate TG3544 linkage group LG12, MPM_Stown_v2.3, whole genome shotgun sequence genome:
- the LOC125441828 gene encoding nicotinamide N-methyltransferase-like → MATSEPFTGKDAYSQHFVARDYLQTYYASAPDETDRDGLLAFSLRSLHAAFRRRGLQGDTLIDIGSGPTIYQYLSACEYFREIVATDYTDQNREEMQRWLKKEPGAFDWSPVVKYVCELEGNREEWTQKEEKVRRAVKQVLKCDVTEPNPLAPLSLPPADCVLSTLCLEGACKDLPTFCSALKNISSLLRSGGHLVLLAILEETFYMVGQRRFSCLYLDQKSVEEAVKEAGFDIEWLEGIQYSSPQISHDAKGVCVLVARKH, encoded by the exons ATGGCGACGTCGGAGCCGTTCACCGGGAAGGACGCTTACTCGCAGCACTTCGTGGCCCGCGACTACCTGCAAACCTACTACGCCTCCGCCCCCGACGAGACCGACCGCGACGGCCTGCTCGCCTTCAGCCTCCGCTCCCTCCACGCCGCCTTCCGACGCC GTGGCCTGCAAGGAGACACCCTGATCGATATTGGAAGCGGGCCCACCATCTACCAGTACCTCTCGGCCTGTGAGTACTTCCGAGAGATCGTGGCCACAGATTATACCGACCAGAACCGGGAAGAGATGCAGCGGTGGCTGAAGAAGGAGCCGGGAGCTTTTGATTGGAGCCCGGTGGTGAAATATGTCTGCGAGCTGGAAGGGAACAG GGAAGAGTGGACCCAAAAGGAGGAGAAGGTGCGAAGAGCCGTCAAGCAAGTCCTGAAGTGTGACGTGACTGAGCCCAATCCTTTGGCTCCGCTGTCTCTGCCTCCAGCTGACTGTGTGCTGTCCACCTTGTGCCTGGAAGGGGCTTGCAAAGACCTGCCCACTTTCTGTTCTGCTTTGAAGAACATCAGCTCCCTTCTAAGATCTGGAGGGCATTTAGTCTTGTTAGCCATCCTGGAAGAGACGTTTTACATGGTTGGCCAGCGCCGGTTTTCTTGCCTGTATTTGGATCAGAAATCTGTAGAAGAAGCAGTGAAAGAGGCTGGCTTTGATATTGAGTGGCTAGAAGGGATCCAGTATAGCTCTCCACAGATTTCACATGATGCTAAGGGTGTCTGTGTACTGGTGGCACGGAAGCATTGA
- the LOC125441495 gene encoding nicotinamide N-methyltransferase-like: MEETVSDKQYYAQHFDPRGYLETYYAFSPQKPAERTLTIFTLRNLHRAFISGGLKGDTLIDIGSGPTIYQYLSACESFREIIATDYTDQNREEMQRWLKKEAGAFDWSSVVKYACELEGNREKWSQKEEKVRNSIKGVLKSDVTQANPLAPVSLPPADCVLSTYCLETACKDLPTFRSALKNIGSLLKPRGHFVFAITLELTFFMIGQRQFGCLYLDQKALEQAVKESGFDIEWLETIKVNFPLSVTDIKEACFMVARKR, from the exons ATGGAGGAAACCGTCAGTGACAAACAATATTATGCTCAGCATTTTGACCCAAGAGGCTACTTGGAGACGTATTATGCCTTCAGCCCCCAGAAACCGGCAGAAAGAACCTTGACAATCTTTACTCTGAGAAACCTGCACAGGGCCTTTATTTCAG GTGGCCTGAAAGGAGACACCCTGATCGATATTGGGAGCGGGCCCACCATCTACCAGTACCTCTCAGCCTGCGAGTCCTTCCGAGAGATCATTGCTACAGATTATACTGACCAGAACCGGGAGGAGATGCAGCGTTGGCTGAAAAAGGAGGCGGGAGCTTTCGACTGGAGCTCAGTGGTGAAATATGCCTGTGAGCTGGAAGGGAACAG GGAAAAGTGGTCCCAGAAGGAGGAGAAGGTCCGAAACAGCATCAAGGGAGTCCTGAAGAGTGATGTCACCCAGGCGAATCCTTTGGCTCCGGTCTCTCTCCCCCCGGCTGACTGTGTGCTATCCACCTACTGCTTAGAAACAGCTTGCAAAGACCTGCCCACCTTCCGCTCTGCCTTGAAGAACATCGGCTCGCTCTTGAAGCCCAGAGGCCACTTTGTCTTCGCTATCACACTGGAGCTCACCTTCTTCATGATAGGCCAGCGCCAGTTTGGTTGCCTCTACCTGGATCAGAAGGCTTTAGAGCAAGCAGTGAAAGAGTCTGGCTTTGATATCGAGTGGCTGGAGACAATCAAAGTCAACTTTCCATTGTCTGTGACTGATATCAAGGAGGCATGCTTCATGGTTGCCCGGAAACGCTGA